In bacterium, the following are encoded in one genomic region:
- a CDS encoding class I SAM-dependent methyltransferase yields MQLPERAREVIEGLDQTRGLFYNVGRPTAELLYVFAKLLRPKRVVEVGTANGYSSIILGSAVKDIGGSVITIERNGRMAENAQKNIFSAGLQDVVTVLPGSAYKILDRLSGPFGMVFLDATKQEYLGYFERVKNKISPNGLLIADNVVSHEQELGDFMREVSGDNNFSSSILPFGSGLMIATRNPVKEPVEKKHISDMGELVKQIGPRIFQGTARDVQNGKIFLKNLYDKTNNDIHLKQESADDLDGYEEALFEEESKLPEL; encoded by the coding sequence ATGCAACTCCCGGAACGTGCTAGAGAAGTAATTGAGGGTTTGGATCAAACACGTGGTCTATTTTATAACGTTGGTCGGCCGACGGCGGAGTTATTGTATGTTTTTGCTAAATTGCTTCGGCCAAAGCGTGTTGTGGAAGTGGGAACGGCTAATGGGTACTCCTCGATTATTTTGGGGTCTGCGGTTAAGGATATTGGCGGTTCAGTTATTACAATTGAGCGAAACGGTCGAATGGCGGAAAACGCGCAAAAAAATATCTTTTCTGCCGGGCTACAAGACGTAGTCACGGTTCTTCCCGGGAGCGCGTATAAGATATTGGATCGTTTATCGGGACCATTTGGTATGGTTTTTTTGGACGCGACCAAACAGGAATATCTTGGTTACTTTGAACGTGTAAAAAATAAAATTTCACCCAATGGTTTATTGATTGCCGATAATGTGGTTTCGCATGAACAAGAGTTGGGCGATTTTATGCGAGAGGTGAGTGGTGATAATAATTTTTCGTCCTCAATTTTGCCATTTGGAAGTGGGCTAATGATTGCTACGAGAAACCCTGTCAAAGAGCCTGTAGAGAAAAAACATATTTCGGATATGGGTGAATTGGTAAAACAAATCGGACCAAGGATATTTCAAGGCACGGCACGTGACGTGCAAAACGGGAAAATCTTTCTTAAAAATTTGTACGACAAAACAAATAATGATATTCATTTAAAGCAAGAATCGGCGGACGATTTGGATGGTTACGAAGAAGCACTTTTTGAGGAAGAGAGTAAACTTCCGGAGTTGTAA